In Streptomyces sp. NBC_01707, a genomic segment contains:
- a CDS encoding GNAT family N-acetyltransferase has translation MFAVSLGDDGAELRPLEIWQAEEFLAHIDRARELVDPWIPFASFATDLESARALLQRYADKQAADTGRLYGIWSDGTLVGGVLFRVFDTESGNCEVGCWLEPAGEGRGLVTRAVRKLIDWAVEERGMHRVEWVASSVNTRSVAVAKRLGMTCDGVLRQNYPYRGVRHDSEIWSVLAPEWRAQRG, from the coding sequence ATGTTCGCGGTATCCCTGGGTGACGACGGTGCGGAACTGCGCCCGCTGGAGATCTGGCAGGCGGAGGAGTTCCTCGCCCACATCGACCGGGCACGCGAACTCGTCGACCCGTGGATCCCCTTCGCCTCCTTCGCCACCGACCTCGAATCGGCGCGCGCCCTGCTGCAGCGGTACGCCGACAAGCAGGCGGCCGACACCGGCCGGCTGTACGGCATCTGGTCGGACGGGACCCTCGTCGGCGGCGTCCTCTTCCGGGTCTTCGACACCGAGTCCGGGAACTGCGAGGTCGGCTGCTGGCTGGAGCCGGCGGGGGAGGGGCGCGGCCTGGTGACCCGCGCGGTGCGGAAGCTGATCGACTGGGCGGTCGAGGAGCGAGGCATGCACCGTGTGGAGTGGGTGGCGTCCTCCGTCAACACCCGCAGTGTCGCGGTCGCGAAGCGGCTCGGGATGACGTGCGACGGGGTGCTGCGCCAGAACTACCCGTACCGCGGGGTGAGGCACGACTCGGAGATATGGTCCGTCCTGGCGCCCGAGTGGCGCGCGCAGCGGGGCTGA
- a CDS encoding phosphocholine-specific phospholipase C has product MTTDISRRRLLALGGGALGAAAAGSLLPPSLQAALAAQPVRPAGSGGLGDIRHVVILMQENRSFDHYFGTLRGVRGFGDRNAIELPSGKPVFEQPGASDTSVLPFPIRDAAATQKKDLQYVNALDHSWSGGGKAWAGGWMNGWVTAKTAATMAYYDRRDIPLHYELADTFTVCDAYHSSIHTSTSPNRNHLWSGKTGFEANGRRAVGNDAYSEGTHPGYGWSTYAERLEKAGHSWKTYTEWENFTDNQIEFFATFKAIARKALAKTGGHTYMESFYAAVRDTDDAAERERLLGLLEDGVATLTEAERSLFERGLRRVETGTLADAFAEDVAAGTLPEVSYLVPSAVDSEHPSVSSPIHSATIVYKVLDALGRHPDVWRHTAVIINYDENDGFFDHVPPPVAPPEVTDEQWESKPTGLGVRVPLLVVSPWTVGGFVCSEVFDHTSVIRFLERWTGVREPNISDWRRTVTGDLTSAFDFTRGRRRPEMEQPGVIPPFSGRWVPKPPAVQQMPVQEPGARPARPLPYQPDAQAKIVDGAVRVALSNTGRSSAHFALYPYAGEFPVPQHRDVRGTAIWTVPVSGEAYRFTVTGPNGFRREFAGTAEGGPEVATWVDAHERDVHLTLRNTGRRTLTYTVRPLGYVDEADLRDWTRTIKVKPGRSRTVVHSAADAHGWYDLAVTVDGDDAFSRRLMGHIENGRASVSG; this is encoded by the coding sequence TTGACCACGGACATCTCACGGCGACGACTCCTCGCGCTCGGTGGCGGCGCCCTCGGTGCCGCGGCGGCCGGGTCGCTGCTGCCTCCGTCGCTGCAGGCCGCGCTCGCCGCGCAGCCGGTGCGCCCGGCGGGGTCCGGCGGCCTCGGGGACATCAGGCACGTGGTGATCCTGATGCAGGAGAACCGTTCCTTCGATCACTACTTCGGGACTCTGCGCGGTGTACGCGGCTTCGGCGACCGCAACGCGATCGAACTGCCCTCCGGCAAGCCCGTCTTCGAGCAGCCGGGAGCATCGGACACCTCCGTGCTGCCGTTCCCGATCCGGGACGCCGCCGCGACGCAGAAGAAGGACCTCCAGTACGTCAACGCCCTCGACCACTCCTGGAGCGGCGGCGGCAAGGCGTGGGCCGGCGGCTGGATGAACGGCTGGGTGACCGCGAAGACGGCCGCCACCATGGCGTACTACGACCGCCGCGACATCCCGCTGCACTACGAACTGGCCGACACGTTCACGGTCTGCGACGCGTACCACTCGTCCATCCACACCTCCACCAGCCCCAACCGAAACCACTTGTGGAGCGGGAAGACGGGCTTCGAGGCGAACGGCAGGCGGGCGGTCGGCAACGACGCGTACAGCGAGGGCACCCACCCGGGCTACGGCTGGAGCACCTACGCGGAACGGCTGGAGAAGGCCGGGCACAGCTGGAAGACGTACACCGAGTGGGAGAACTTCACCGACAACCAGATCGAGTTCTTCGCGACGTTCAAGGCGATCGCCCGCAAGGCGCTGGCGAAGACCGGCGGCCACACCTACATGGAGTCCTTCTACGCGGCAGTCCGTGACACGGACGACGCGGCGGAGCGCGAGCGGCTGCTCGGACTGCTGGAGGACGGGGTCGCCACGCTCACCGAGGCCGAGCGCAGCCTCTTCGAGCGAGGGCTGCGCCGGGTCGAGACCGGCACGCTGGCCGACGCGTTCGCCGAGGACGTCGCGGCGGGCACACTGCCCGAGGTCTCCTACCTGGTGCCGTCGGCGGTCGACTCCGAGCACCCGAGCGTCTCCTCCCCGATCCACAGCGCGACGATCGTCTACAAGGTCCTGGACGCGCTGGGCAGGCACCCCGATGTGTGGCGGCACACCGCCGTCATCATCAACTACGACGAGAACGACGGCTTCTTCGACCATGTCCCGCCGCCGGTCGCGCCGCCCGAGGTGACCGACGAACAGTGGGAGTCCAAGCCCACCGGCCTCGGAGTGCGCGTGCCGCTGCTCGTCGTGTCGCCGTGGACCGTGGGCGGCTTCGTCTGCTCCGAGGTCTTCGACCACACCTCCGTGATCCGCTTCCTGGAGCGGTGGACCGGCGTGCGGGAACCGAACATCAGCGACTGGCGGCGCACGGTCACCGGTGATCTGACGTCTGCCTTCGACTTCACGCGCGGACGGCGTCGGCCCGAGATGGAGCAGCCGGGCGTCATCCCGCCGTTCAGCGGACGCTGGGTGCCGAAGCCGCCCGCCGTCCAGCAGATGCCCGTACAGGAGCCCGGTGCCCGGCCCGCCCGTCCGCTGCCGTACCAGCCGGACGCGCAGGCGAAGATCGTGGACGGAGCGGTGCGGGTCGCCCTCAGCAACACGGGTCGTTCATCGGCGCACTTCGCGCTCTACCCCTACGCCGGAGAGTTCCCCGTTCCGCAGCACCGGGACGTGAGGGGCACGGCGATATGGACGGTGCCCGTCAGCGGTGAGGCGTACCGGTTCACGGTGACCGGGCCGAACGGCTTCCGCCGCGAGTTCGCCGGAACCGCCGAAGGCGGACCCGAGGTCGCCACCTGGGTCGACGCCCACGAGCGCGATGTGCACCTCACCCTGCGCAACACGGGGCGGCGGACACTCACCTACACCGTCCGGCCGCTGGGCTACGTCGACGAGGCGGACCTGCGGGACTGGACGAGGACGATCAAGGTCAAGCCGGGGCGGAGCCGTACGGTCGTCCACTCGGCGGCCGACGCGCACGGCTGGTACGACCTGGCCGTCACGGTCGACGGGGACGACGCCTTCAGCCGTCGGCTGATGGGACACATCGAGAACGGCCGGGCCAGCGTCTCCGGCTGA
- a CDS encoding MMPL family transporter — translation MAAIARWCVTHRLLAVLVWLLTLGGAATAAGMAGSAYSNDYEVPGTESGRATQLLEDGFTNLGGDTDTVVWHTTGSTVRATDVVQTMTRTLHAVEELPGVGGVTGPYGASGVGQISADGHTAYAVITFDHQADDIPVQQARAVVETAKAAAGDGLQVEVGGSVAALTEASSAHLSEVIGVVVAAVVLFLAFGSLAASLLPVATALVSVGTAYAGIVLLGHLMTVADFAPMLGMLIGLGVGIDYALFIVTRHRRGLRRGLPVAEAARNAVTTTGRAVVFAGATVCIALLGMLILRLGFLNGVAIAASLTVVLTVAASVTLLPALLSFVGMRALSRRERRQLAEQGPQPELPTGFAARWSAFVERHPKLLGVAAAAVMLVLALPTFSLHLGTSDQGNNASSSTTRQAYDLLADGFGPGVNGPLTIAAQLDGADDRLAMDALPATLRATDGVASVSPVTYNSSGDTAFVTVVPTSSPQSQRTSALVDRLRADVVPHAEENTSLRAHVGGVTAGYDDFAQVIIGKLPLFVGVVIGLGCLLLLLAFRSIGIPLKAAAMNVAAVASSFGVVIAIFQWGWGSELLGLGSAGPVEPFLPVIMVSVLFGLSMDYQVFLVGRMYEEWLETGDNRRAVRVGLAETGRVINSAAVIMISVFLAFVLSGDRVIAMFGIALAAAVALDAFVLRTLLVPALMHMLGGANWWLPSWLERRLPRISIEPPECWEPHASISGARSSEDDGSAAQRVHRDLMRSPGTDLQEGRTSRDRPRPTQKEHDVRGIPG, via the coding sequence TTGGCTGCCATCGCCCGCTGGTGCGTCACGCACCGTCTCCTCGCTGTCCTCGTCTGGCTGCTCACCCTCGGCGGCGCGGCCACCGCGGCGGGCATGGCGGGCTCCGCGTACTCCAACGACTACGAGGTGCCCGGCACGGAGTCGGGCAGGGCCACCCAGCTGCTCGAGGACGGCTTCACGAACCTCGGCGGTGACACCGACACCGTCGTCTGGCACACCACCGGATCCACCGTCCGGGCCACCGACGTCGTACAGACGATGACGCGGACGCTGCACGCGGTCGAGGAGCTGCCGGGTGTCGGAGGCGTCACAGGGCCCTACGGGGCCTCCGGCGTCGGGCAGATCAGCGCGGACGGACACACCGCCTACGCCGTGATCACCTTCGACCACCAGGCCGACGACATCCCGGTGCAGCAGGCCCGGGCCGTCGTCGAAACCGCGAAGGCGGCCGCAGGTGACGGGCTCCAGGTGGAGGTGGGTGGCTCCGTGGCCGCCCTCACCGAAGCGTCGTCCGCCCACCTCAGCGAGGTCATCGGCGTGGTCGTCGCCGCGGTCGTCCTCTTCCTCGCCTTCGGCTCGCTCGCCGCCAGCCTGCTGCCCGTCGCCACCGCCCTCGTCTCGGTCGGAACGGCGTACGCGGGCATCGTGCTGCTCGGGCACCTGATGACCGTCGCCGACTTCGCCCCCATGCTGGGCATGTTGATCGGGCTCGGCGTCGGCATCGACTACGCCCTGTTCATCGTCACCCGGCACCGCAGAGGGCTGCGGCGCGGCCTGCCGGTCGCCGAGGCGGCGCGGAACGCCGTCACGACCACGGGGCGTGCCGTCGTCTTCGCCGGGGCCACCGTCTGTATCGCACTGCTCGGCATGCTGATCCTGCGGCTCGGGTTCCTCAACGGCGTAGCCATCGCCGCGTCGCTCACCGTCGTGCTGACCGTCGCCGCCTCGGTGACGCTGCTGCCCGCACTGCTGTCGTTCGTCGGGATGCGGGCACTGAGCCGACGTGAACGCAGACAGCTCGCCGAGCAGGGACCGCAGCCCGAACTGCCCACCGGCTTCGCCGCGCGCTGGTCCGCCTTCGTCGAACGGCACCCCAAGCTGCTCGGCGTGGCCGCGGCCGCGGTGATGCTGGTTCTCGCGCTGCCGACGTTCTCACTGCATCTGGGCACCTCCGACCAGGGCAACAACGCCTCGTCGTCGACCACCCGACAGGCGTACGACCTGCTGGCCGACGGCTTCGGGCCCGGCGTCAACGGTCCGCTGACGATCGCCGCGCAGCTCGACGGCGCCGACGACCGGCTCGCGATGGACGCCCTGCCCGCCACGCTGCGGGCCACCGACGGCGTGGCATCGGTCAGCCCCGTCACGTACAACAGCAGCGGCGACACGGCGTTCGTCACCGTCGTCCCGACGTCGTCGCCGCAGTCCCAGCGGACGAGCGCCCTCGTCGACCGGCTGCGCGCGGACGTCGTGCCGCACGCCGAGGAGAACACCTCGCTCCGGGCCCATGTCGGCGGGGTGACCGCCGGCTACGACGACTTCGCGCAGGTCATCATCGGCAAACTTCCGCTCTTCGTCGGGGTCGTCATCGGGCTCGGCTGTCTGCTTCTCCTGCTGGCCTTCCGGTCGATCGGCATCCCGCTGAAGGCGGCCGCGATGAACGTCGCAGCCGTCGCCTCCTCGTTCGGGGTCGTCATCGCGATCTTCCAGTGGGGGTGGGGGAGCGAACTGCTCGGACTCGGCAGCGCCGGCCCCGTCGAACCCTTCCTGCCGGTGATCATGGTGTCCGTGCTCTTCGGGCTCTCCATGGACTATCAGGTGTTCCTGGTCGGCCGGATGTACGAGGAGTGGCTGGAGACCGGCGACAACCGGCGGGCGGTCCGGGTCGGCCTCGCCGAGACCGGCCGGGTGATCAACTCCGCCGCAGTGATCATGATCTCGGTCTTCCTGGCCTTCGTCCTCAGCGGGGACCGGGTCATCGCGATGTTCGGCATCGCGCTCGCGGCGGCGGTGGCGCTCGACGCCTTTGTCCTGCGGACTCTGCTGGTACCCGCACTGATGCACATGCTGGGTGGTGCGAACTGGTGGCTGCCGAGCTGGCTGGAACGGCGGCTGCCGCGCATCAGCATCGAGCCGCCCGAATGCTGGGAGCCGCATGCGAGCATTTCCGGAGCGCGCAGCAGCGAGGACGACGGATCGGCCGCACAGCGCGTCCACCGAGATCTCATGCGGTCTCCTGGGACGGACCTCCAGGAGGGGCGGACCTCTCGAGACCGACCTCGACCGACACAGAAGGAGCATGATGTTCGCGGTATCCCTGGGTGA
- a CDS encoding AAA family ATPase — protein MSADSPSTATVSDPCAMLGGVETRSVSPVFVGRAGELTSLTDALARATAGPPGRPGAPGGEPQALLIGGEAGVGKTRLVEEFLTAAGRREAVVAVGGCVEIGADGLPYAPFSTALRALRRTLPDEMAAACAGQEGELARLLPELGDADRDATDEHGTARLFELTARLLERISADRPVVLVLEDLHWADASTRHLLAYLFRTLRSGRLVVVGTYRADDIHRRHPLRPLLAELDRLRTVRRIELARFNRAEVGRQLTGILAATPEPALADEIFERSDGNAFFVEELACSLECGDSAGLSDSLRDLLLVRVEALSEDAQKIARIIAEGGSTVEYGLLAAVSGLAEDDLIEALRGAVGANLLLTTPEGNGYRFRHSLVREAVSDDLLPGERSRLNRRYAEALEADPTLVRAGERATRLASYWYGAHDPAKALPAVLKASVEARRRYAFSEQLRLLERAMELWDDVPDEVRRTLRPIDYAEVYPACGGEPDSTPLRYLDLMAEATVAARFGGDRERALAISKKAMRVLDGEADPLRAAWFWVQRSHLVQALTRGDGWQELATAQDLVRGLPPSAVHADVLMSVAGWGALHRPGAETLAAADRAVEYAQLVGDEYIELHARLTRGWLTADAGAVDEGIAEMYAVRDRADELHLVGIMGRASINLPSTLESMGRSLEAVAAADHGIEVCHRHGIPDTEAWVRSNQAMSYFSLGHWEESQATIDVAARVAQSRKAHGLVASHRTELALARGDLAEAEVQLALSQRYFGSRDPQPQHLIAPVRHAVTLAVQQGRLPEARAAFEAQAEQGFPPGTQRYALPLLQIAATAEADARGLPATEPGRPAILALIREHLKQLPMLVPVWAAYGLLINAELARAEGTDTPDHWSRAAAAFAPLRRPYELAQVHHRWAEALLIASGDRPRATSLLCDAHCTAERLGARPLTETIELLAGRARITLATSVDEIPTAVTVPADDATMDRATEREHAEEQLQAAAAAAVESFGLTRREQDVHRLVAAGHTNRRIAEELYISPKTASVHVSNILAKLGVSSRGEAAALAHRLRLYRAHEVS, from the coding sequence ATGAGCGCCGATTCCCCTTCCACCGCCACCGTGTCGGACCCATGTGCGATGCTCGGCGGCGTGGAGACCAGGTCCGTCAGTCCCGTGTTCGTCGGCCGCGCAGGTGAACTCACCTCGCTCACCGATGCGCTCGCCCGCGCCACCGCCGGGCCCCCCGGCCGTCCGGGAGCCCCGGGCGGAGAACCGCAGGCGCTGCTCATCGGTGGCGAGGCGGGCGTCGGCAAGACACGGCTGGTCGAGGAGTTCCTGACGGCGGCGGGCCGACGTGAGGCCGTCGTCGCCGTCGGCGGCTGCGTCGAGATCGGCGCCGACGGGCTGCCGTACGCCCCGTTCTCCACGGCGCTGCGCGCCCTGCGCCGCACCCTGCCCGACGAAATGGCCGCGGCCTGCGCCGGGCAGGAGGGCGAACTGGCCAGGCTCCTCCCCGAACTCGGCGACGCCGACCGGGACGCCACCGACGAGCACGGCACCGCCCGCCTCTTCGAGCTCACCGCGCGGCTGCTGGAACGCATCTCCGCCGACCGGCCCGTCGTCCTCGTCCTGGAGGACCTGCACTGGGCCGACGCCTCCACCCGGCACCTCCTCGCCTATCTCTTCCGCACGCTGCGCAGCGGCCGCCTCGTCGTGGTCGGCACCTACCGGGCCGACGACATCCACCGCCGCCACCCCCTGCGCCCCCTCCTCGCCGAACTGGACCGGCTCCGCACCGTCCGCCGGATCGAACTCGCCCGCTTCAACCGCGCCGAGGTCGGTCGCCAGCTCACCGGCATCCTCGCGGCCACCCCGGAACCTGCACTCGCCGACGAGATATTCGAACGGTCCGACGGCAACGCCTTCTTCGTCGAAGAGCTCGCCTGCAGCCTGGAGTGCGGCGACAGCGCCGGACTCTCCGACTCGCTGCGCGACCTCCTCCTCGTCCGTGTCGAGGCGCTCTCCGAAGACGCCCAGAAGATCGCCCGGATCATCGCCGAGGGCGGCTCCACCGTCGAGTACGGACTGCTGGCCGCGGTCTCCGGTCTCGCCGAGGACGACCTCATCGAGGCGCTGCGGGGAGCCGTCGGCGCCAACCTGCTGCTCACCACACCGGAAGGCAACGGCTACCGCTTCCGGCACTCGCTGGTCCGCGAGGCCGTCAGCGACGATCTGCTGCCCGGCGAACGCTCCCGGCTCAACCGCCGCTACGCCGAGGCACTGGAAGCCGACCCCACCCTCGTCCGCGCGGGTGAGCGCGCCACCCGCCTCGCCAGCTACTGGTACGGCGCCCACGATCCGGCCAAGGCGCTCCCCGCCGTGCTGAAGGCCTCCGTCGAGGCCCGCCGCCGCTACGCCTTCTCCGAGCAACTGCGGCTGCTGGAAAGGGCCATGGAGCTGTGGGACGACGTCCCCGACGAGGTGCGCCGCACTCTGCGCCCCATCGACTACGCCGAGGTCTACCCGGCGTGCGGCGGCGAACCGGACTCCACCCCGCTGCGCTACCTCGACCTGATGGCCGAGGCCACCGTCGCCGCCCGCTTCGGCGGCGACCGCGAACGAGCCCTCGCCATCTCCAAGAAGGCCATGCGGGTCCTGGACGGCGAGGCGGACCCGCTGCGGGCCGCCTGGTTCTGGGTCCAGCGCTCCCACTTGGTGCAGGCCCTCACCCGCGGTGACGGCTGGCAGGAACTGGCCACCGCCCAGGACCTGGTCCGTGGTCTGCCGCCGTCCGCCGTCCACGCCGACGTCCTCATGAGTGTGGCCGGCTGGGGCGCCCTGCACCGCCCCGGCGCCGAGACACTGGCCGCCGCCGACCGGGCCGTGGAGTACGCCCAACTCGTCGGCGACGAGTACATAGAGCTGCACGCCCGGCTCACCCGAGGCTGGCTCACCGCCGACGCCGGCGCCGTCGACGAGGGAATCGCCGAGATGTACGCCGTCCGAGACCGCGCCGATGAACTCCACCTCGTCGGCATCATGGGCCGCGCCAGCATCAACCTCCCCTCCACACTCGAATCGATGGGCCGCTCCCTGGAAGCCGTGGCCGCCGCGGACCACGGGATCGAGGTCTGCCACCGCCACGGCATCCCCGACACGGAGGCCTGGGTCCGCTCCAACCAGGCGATGTCGTACTTCTCCCTCGGCCATTGGGAGGAGAGCCAGGCCACCATCGACGTGGCCGCCCGCGTCGCCCAGTCCCGCAAGGCGCACGGCCTCGTCGCCTCGCACCGCACCGAGCTGGCCCTCGCTCGCGGTGACCTCGCCGAGGCCGAGGTGCAACTGGCCCTGAGCCAACGCTACTTCGGCTCCCGTGACCCGCAGCCCCAGCACCTCATCGCCCCGGTCCGTCACGCCGTGACCCTTGCCGTGCAGCAAGGCCGCCTCCCCGAGGCGCGGGCCGCATTCGAGGCCCAGGCGGAACAGGGCTTCCCGCCCGGTACCCAGCGGTACGCGCTGCCCCTGCTCCAGATCGCCGCCACGGCCGAGGCGGACGCCCGTGGCCTGCCCGCCACGGAGCCCGGACGCCCGGCGATCCTCGCCCTGATCCGTGAGCACCTGAAGCAGTTGCCGATGCTCGTCCCGGTCTGGGCCGCTTACGGTCTGCTGATCAACGCCGAGCTGGCCCGCGCGGAGGGCACCGACACCCCCGACCACTGGTCCCGTGCGGCCGCCGCCTTCGCCCCCCTGCGCCGCCCCTACGAGCTGGCGCAGGTCCACCACCGCTGGGCCGAAGCCCTCCTCATCGCCTCCGGCGACCGGCCCAGGGCCACCAGCCTCCTGTGCGACGCGCACTGCACCGCGGAACGGCTCGGTGCACGTCCGCTGACCGAGACCATCGAGCTGCTGGCCGGCCGCGCCCGTATCACGCTCGCCACCTCCGTCGACGAGATCCCGACCGCCGTCACCGTGCCGGCCGACGACGCCACCATGGACAGGGCGACGGAACGCGAGCACGCCGAGGAGCAGCTCCAGGCCGCGGCGGCCGCGGCGGTGGAGTCATTCGGGCTGACGCGGCGCGAGCAGGACGTGCACCGCCTCGTCGCCGCCGGGCACACGAACCGGAGGATCGCCGAGGAGCTCTACATCTCACCCAAAACCGCGAGTGTGCACGTCTCCAACATTCTCGCCAAGCTCGGCGTCTCCAGCCGCGGTGAGGCCGCGGCGCTCGCCCATCGCCTCCGTCTGTACCGTGCCCACGAGGTGTCCTAG